From Rutidosis leptorrhynchoides isolate AG116_Rl617_1_P2 chromosome 3, CSIRO_AGI_Rlap_v1, whole genome shotgun sequence, a single genomic window includes:
- the LOC139902250 gene encoding uncharacterized protein: MAEPSNLPAAQPINHIIHSVPINLEIKTSQYNSWAELFKTHCRAHDLIDHLTSEAPNTAAASSKQPQITPELWNRHDAIVLQWMYATISKDLLNTILEKDTTAKKTWDRLRSIFHDNEGTRAVDLEQKFTNIKLANFPNVSAYCQEVKMLADQMNNVGLNVTD; this comes from the coding sequence ATGGCTGAACCATCCAACCTTCCTGCTGCACAACCCATTAATCACATAATACACTCCGTTCCAATCAACCTCGAAATTAAAACCAGTCAGTACAACTCATGGGCTGAGCTATTCAAAACCCACTGCCGAGCTCATGATCTAATCGATCATCTCACATCTGAAGCACCCAACACCGCAGCTGCATCATCTAAACAACCCCAAATTACCCCAGAACTCTGGAATCGCCACGACGCCATTGTTCTACAATGGATGTATGCCACCATCTCCAAAGACCTCCTCAACACCATCCTTGAAAAAGACACCACCGCTAAGAAAACATGGGATCGGCTTCGCAGTATATTCCATGATAATGAAGGAACTCGTGCTGTTGATCTCGAACAAAAATTCACCAACATCAAACTCGCTAATTTCCCCAACGTCTCCGCCTATTGCCAAGAAGTCAAAATGCTTGCTGATCAGATGAACAACGTCGGCCTCAACGTCACTGATTAG